The sequence below is a genomic window from Aureispira sp. CCB-E.
GCAAAAGGGATAGAAGATACATCATAAGACCAAAACCAAGTATTGATTGTTCTTGCATTTCCAAAATCATCGCACAAAGGAGCTGTAGTTGTTCCATTTCCTGAAGTAGGTCCAGGAACGGCAAATGTTGCTCCACCATTCCACGCATGTGTAGGGCCTGCCGCCCCCTCTAGCATATTTGTTGTAGCTACTCCTATTCCTGTGATATTGTCGGTAGCTTCGACACCACAAGTTCCAAAATCAGCCACAGTAGCATCGTCCCAATATAATTTTCTGGTACCCAAGGAAGGAAAAATTGCCGTTACAGAAAAACCATTGATATTTACTTCTGCATCATGCATTGGTATATTGGTTCGTCCTCTAAACAGTGTGACTGTAATATTAAAGCTAATATTGCCATTGACTGGAGCTCCTAAACCATCTAATCCATTCCAATTGATTACATGATTGCCTGACGTTAAGTCATAAATTTCTATAATTCGATCGGCTGTTCCAGCTTGAAAACCAGCTGTTCCGTTTAAATCTAATAGTATCGCAATATCCCCTGGATCAGGAACAAACAAGGGAATAAAATAATTGCCTGGGCAACCATAAATTTTGCTAGGAATAACTGGCGCACTAGAAGGAGGAGCGACAGCAAATATATTGGTATCTGGCACTGTCAAAAAAACTTCATATCCATTAGTTAATGGTGGAGCCGCAGCACCTGTATATTCACTAACTCTATCTACAGCAAAGTTGCCTGTATTCCTAATTCCATACTTATTCATTGCTAAGATATACCCCAATGGTCTAAAACCTGGCTCAAAATTAACCCTCAAAACTGAACTGTCGGCAGTATATGCATAATAATCTCCTTCGTAAGAAAAAGCGGAATTGGGTGCAAATGCAGGATCAGCTGGATCATAAGTAATGAAAGACCACCGTTGACAATGCAATCGCCCTGAATAAACGGTATTGTTTGCCTCCGCTACGGTAAAATCAAAGTAGGGAAAAAACATTTCGCTAGGGGCTCCCCCCACTACTGTAGTAGCTCCTCCATCAGTACTTCGGTACAACTCTACTCGATAATCTCCATTGACAGTTGGATTAAAAACAATAGGAGGATATCCCGCTGGGTTGAGCCCATTTACATTGGGACCTGCTACCGCTTGTGCATAGGTTGCAATAAATCCTGGTCCAGCTACAGGGATTGGTGTGGGAGGAACTACCTCTACCCCAAGCGGATCTACAATTCTATAAAAACCATCTGTGACAGGTTGGTTGGTAATTCGTTCCCAAGCATTGAGTCCCAAATAAAGGTTTTCTACAGTATGATCGTTGATGCTTATTTTTAGAATATTTTCTGAAATAGCGTCTCTATATGGTCCCATGCCAAGATCAAATCGCACAAATAATGCGGTGCCATTAGTATTGTTGGGCATCACAGCTGATGTTCCTTCTGCTCTCAAATTTTGATTCTCAAACAAAAGAAAAAAACAAAGGCACAACATCATTACCTTATAATGTACTACAATAAAGTGTATCTTTTTTTTCATAATTTTCTTTTTTTCTCTGTAAAAATTATTCCCTTAGTTAAAATCAGCAATTCTAACGATAAACAGAATTATATGATAAAATAAGATTTAAGTTCATTGAAAAAGGAACGTACATTTACTAAAAAGTAAACGATGTACGACAAATTAGTAGAAATAGTATCCAAAGAGTTTCACCAAGTTCCAGACCATCGAAAAGGACATACAGAATATTTGCTACATGATTGTTTAATGGGAGCATTTGCTATGTTTGGTCTAAAAGATCCATCATTATTGAGTTTTATAGATAATGCCATTCATCGTAAGGACAATTTAGAACAAGTCTTTAAAATTAGTAAGCTTCCAACAGATAATGGGATGCGAAAAATTTTAGATGCTGTCCAACCATCTGTTTTTCAACCTACTTTTAAAACAATCTTTGAACATTTGGAAAGGCTCAAAATACTCGAAAGTAGAAGATACTTAGACCAACATTTGCTAGTAAGTGTTGATGCCACAGGTACATTTTCTTCCAATAAGATTGGTTGTTCTCAATGTTTAACAAAGAAAAGAAAAAATGGTACAATAGAACATCATCACCAATTGTTAGCAGCGAGTGTAGTTCATCCTAATTTCAAGACCGTTTTTCCTGTTTTTGGAGAAGCAATAACGCGGCAGGATGGTTCAAAAAAGAATGATTGTGAACGAAAGGCATGTAAACGATTATTTCCACATTTACGCAGCATACTGCCAAAAGAAAAGATCTTAATTCTTTTAGATGCTTTATATGCTGATGGTCCAACTATTAAAGCACTTCAAGCACAAGATATCCAAATGGATTACATCATAGTAATCAAGGAAGGATATGTTTTGGAACAAGTTAAGCAACTTAGAAAAAAGGATAGTTTGCATCAGTGTCAATACCAGAAAAATGAAAAGACTCTGTGTCGATACAGGTGGGCATCTAACCTCATTCTAAATGGCGCAAACCAAGATATTATCGTAAACTATTTAGAATACGAAGAATATGATTTAGAAAAAGATAAAGTGGTTTATTCCAATAAGTGGATTACCAACCTAACTTTGACTAAATCAAATGTTTCATCTATTGCCACAGCTGGAAGAGCACGTTGGAAAATTGAAAATGAGACATTTAACACCTTGAAGAATCAAGACTACAATTTGGAACATAATTATGGTCATGGAAAATTCTACTTGTCAACAGTATTTGCTTTGATTATGCTATTAGCATTTTTTGTTGACCAGATTACAAGGGCTGTTGATGAAAGTTTTGAACAAGCCTTAAAAGAAGCAAAAACATTGCGTGATTTAAGGCAGAAAGTTCGAGTACTCTTTGATTTTATTCCTACTATTTCAATGAACTTAATCTATCAAATAATCGCTAGAAAGGTCAATATTCGACCTCAATTAGAATAGCTATTTGATATTATTATTATTTAATATATTTTCTTACATCGTTAGAATTGCTGAGTTAAAATATAATTCATCATCAATAATAATATAAAACATTATCACATATAATAATAAATAATATTGTTATATAAAAATTATACCTGTTAATTTATGCGGAAAAAATAGTTAATTCCAATTGTCATTGTCAAGCAGAGGTTCTTGTCCAAATTATAACTGACCTAAATATTGGAGCAAAAGATTATAGTAGGCTCCATCTTATGAGAATTAACTTCTAATATTCTAAAAATGATTGTTGCTTCAAGAACATTTATAAAAGATGTTCTAACAAATTTGATCGATCGTTAAGCAATGTCAACTGTTCTTTCTTAACTAATTCAATATAGGTATTTTAAGAATATTAGTGTTGTGAAGTAAGCTAAATGTGTGATTGATATAGTGTAGTAAAGTACTCCCTTTTGCAAGGAATCAATATAGGGTACTGGAAAAGTATCCTAATATCGTATTTTGAGGTTTTATAAAAATAGAAACAACATCCTATAAAATCATTACTCCGTCGAAAATCATATTAACTTGATTATCAGAAAGATACACTCTATCAATCTTTATACTAAAAGACTAATAATCAGCGGCGAAGCCCTCACACAGTACCACGAAGTAGCAGCGAACCGAGCTGTGCGAGCTCACGACCGAAGGAAGTAACAAAGCTAAACTAATGCAAGATACTTTTTTATGTTTTTACTTCGTGCGCCTGCGGGTTCGTAGAAAAACTAAAAACCAACAGAGTATTAATAAAATGATACAGTAGTCATTAATTTTGTCTACTTTTATCAAATCTCTAGCACTTGCAAAATTCAAAAAAGAAACTAGTTGTAAAATCTAGAGTCACTATTTTATTTTGTTATGGTTGATTGATCACTAAAAATAATTATGTTTGGTATTCATTTCTATTTTTGTGCTACTCTTTTTGCATCTACCTTTTGTCATCCTAATAATATACATTAATTTTATATTAATTGCAAGTTTTAGGCAACATTATTTAGCTGCGCTGTTATCCAGACAAAAGCTTCTATTTTATACCAGATCAGAATATATCTCTGATTAAAAACCTGTCATCAATACTAAAAAGCAAGCATACAATATGAAACGTTTTTCTTCTTCTAATCTATCTCCACAGATTATTCAAATGTTACAAGAAAAAGGTATTGACCAACCTACAGAAATTCAAGCCAAAGCAATTCCTATTCTATTAGAACATCAAGGAGATTTTGTGGGGCGTTCGGCGACTGGAACTGGTAAAACATACGCTTTTGGAGCACCTCTGTTGTCTAGGATTAATACCAATGAAGGAAAAATTCAAGCAGTAGTTTTGGTTCCTACTAGAGAACTTTGTGAACAAATTGGCAACGAACTGATAGCCCTAGGCAAATACATTCCTAATCTAAAAATTAAAGCTATTTATGGGGGCTCCTCCCTAAAAAGTCAAGTACACGAATTGAGCAATGGGGTACAAGTTTTGGTTGCAACTCCTGGTCGACTGATGGATTTAGTCAATCGAAGGGTTATTTATTTATCTACCTTAAAATTCGTTGTTTTTGACGAAGCCGATGAAATGTTATTAAGAGGTTTTCAAAATGATATTGACCGAATATTGGCAACTACTGACCGCCAATACTCTACTTGGCTTTTTTCTGCAACTATGCCTAATGAAATCAATGGTTTGATAAAAAAATACCTCCACAAAACACTAAAAAAAATTAGTATTGATAAACATATAACAACCAATAGCAGCATTCAGCACTGGGCAGTAGAATTAAAAGCAATCGACAAATTAAATACTTTGCTGTATTATTTGACACGTTTTGGTAATCAAAAAGGCACCATTTTTTGCCGCACAAAATCAGGCGTACAAAAACTTTACAAACAACTCTCTGCCAACAAATTTTCTTGTGGTGCTGTGCACGGTGATTTACCACAAGGTTTGCGAAACAAAATCATGGATCAATATAGAAATGGTCATATCAATCTCTTAATTGCAACCGATGTGGCTGCTAGAGGTTTAGATGTAGAAAACGTTTCTTTTGTTATTCAATATCATTTGCCTGACACGGCTATTGCTTATACACATCGAAGTGGGCGTACCTCGAGAACAGGAAACAAAGGGACTAGCCTTACTTTTATTTTTCCTGAAGAGAAGGCTAAATTACAATTAATAGAACAAGAACTTAAGCTATCTATCAACTACCTGCCTCTTCCTTCTGTCAAGGATCAATTGGTCAACAAGGCGATTTTGTGGGGAAGAAAAATTGCAAAAGAAAAACCCTTAGGAGATTTACTAGATCAAGCCAACAAACAAGCTTTTAAGGAGGAACTGCAACATTTATCTAAAGAAGAATTGCTAGAAAAATTATTGGCTACTTATTTGAGGGAACAATAATTGTACAATTGAATGCTCATATAGATAGCCCCTTGCGCAAGCTCTATTGACCAAAGGCATTTTTTTTGGCAAGGTCAAATAATTCTGGAAATTCTGGATCATCGCAAATTAACAATAAATATTCAAAGGTATCTTTGGGAAATTCTCCTTGTGCAACTAGTTTGCCGAGTATTTCCATCCAATCGGAAGGCTCTGGCGCATCAGAAGGGCAACTAAAAATAGATTCAATTTTTTCAATGATTTCACTAGAATTGGGAAAACGAACAAGCCCCTCAACTAAAGTCTCCCAAGCAATTTGAGGCGAATCATACACTTCTGTTAATGTGCCCAACAATGCATATAACCTAGCTTGATACGCTTCTGGAAATTCATCTTGATGTTCATATATTAAACCAATATAGTCTTTTGCATATTTTTGTATTATATCATAATCCTCCATGTAGGTCATCCAAAAATCCAACAGCTCCAAATTTCGAGCATTCCGTTTTAGTTCTTGAGATAAAATATTTTTTATTGCTTCATTATCTCCTGCCTTATCTAGTTCTTTCAATTTAATCGTTAAATCCATTTTTACTCTATTGAAACCTTTTCTTAAAAAACCTTCATTTTATAAGAATTGATAAATTTTCTACGTTTTTTCACATCCTTTTCTGTTGCTAAATAAGACAAAATAAATAGAAGCTCTTGGGAAGAAAACTTTAAAATACTTCCCCAAATATTTATCTCACCAAAACCTGTTTTAGTATTTATCCACGTACCAAATTTGTAATAGAGGTTTTGTTTTTCCAGCAAACGCTTATTCTTAAGATTTAAACAAATAAATGTATCGTTTGAATATTGTCCTGACGTTGTTTGTTCAAACACTTCTTTAATATCCTCCCATTTTATAAAGCTAGGTTGATGGTATATTGCTTTTAATCCGTTTTCGTTTATTGCTACCAATGGTCTATTATCCAAAGTCATATACAAAAAAAACAAACAAAAGCCGTCAAAAAACATCCCAGCAATTATAATGATTCCTAGAATATTTTTGGTTTCTTGAGTAATCCCTATATAGGCAAGTAGAGCTGTTAGAAATCCAAAAAGTAGGATATAGAGTAAATTGCTATTCTTTTTTCTATAAAAATTTAGGGCAAAAATTTCCATGAAGTAGGCAATTAGCTATATTAAATATAATACAACTGAATTCTATGAGATCCGTTGACATTTAAAGCAACGCATTTATCAAGGTAATAGTTCTACCGTTGCCACAATACCATAATGATCTGCTAAATCAATTTGTTTTCCTTTGTGATCGGCTTTAAGTCTCAACACTTTTTGTTCATAAATATTCGTTTGTGTTGCCCTCGCTTGCAATAAGACATAATCCAACTGAATACCCTGACTATGAGTGTTCCAAGAATTTTTATTGTCAATTGTATACGGTTCTTCCTCATTCAAAGGGTAATCCTTCACTCCGATTGTTTCTATCATTTGAGTGTATTTAGGGACATTAGATTTTCGGGTATTCATATCTCCCATAACCAACACGGGAACCTTTTCATTAGCATGCTTGTCTAACAAAGTTCGAATATCTTGGTATTGTAATGCTCTAAACTTTTCAGCAGCAGTGGAACCGCCAGATTGAAGGTGCGTTCCTGCAATTTGAAACAAAAAACCTTCTTTTTCGACCTCTACCAACGTACATCCCTTAGCAGCCCAAACATCTTCATGGGCTCCTTTTGCATAAATAACATGGTCGATATATTTCATTGGAATTTTGCTTACGATAAAAATTCCATTACTGGTTAACCGCCCTTTTTCAATACGGGTATCTACTTGGTAGGGATACATTTCTTTTAGCCCCTTTTTTAACTTGCGTTTGATGTCTCGATCAAATACCTCTTGAAATACAATCACATCATAAGGTGCATTTAAACAATGCTCGATAATCCATGGTGCTCGGATACGTTGTTTTTTTCTCAAAGCACTAGAAAAAATCCCTAAAGCATTGGGCAACATTTGAATATTCCAAGATACTACTTGAACCTCAACTCCCTTGTTAGAAGCATCTGTTTGTCCAAAGCTGGTTTTTATTCCCATTATGCCAATCAGACACAACAAACAAAATTTACATCCACTTTCCAGAATTTTTTTTCTTAGGTGTTGTTCTCTTTCTTTTTTTCTTTTTTTCAAAATAAATATATTTATGCAAACTATAAGTAACAGAAACGCCCATAAATGTATACCAATCTTTTCCAGAACTTCCTCTCGGCGTGTATGCTTTTTCTATCTGATTTCCAGACTCATCATAGCTTCTATTCGATAAATTTGCTGCCAAAAGACCATTGCCATTTCTCAATTCATCTAAGGGCACATAATCGCCACTAACATCATCCAAATAGTCTGTAAAAGTTTTTCTTAACCCAAATTCAAAGGTAAAATTGAACCGTTTGCTTACACAAAATTTAATTCCGCAACCAAACGGAATAGCCACCTCTACCAAACTATACTTGGGACCATAGCCTTCCATTCCTTGCCCCTCTGTCCCCAAGGGTTGTAAATAATGTTTTGTTGATTTGTAAACCGTGGTAGGGTTAAAATGAAAAACGCCAATACCCGCAAATACAAAGGGGGTAATAGGTTTAAAATTTCGTTGAGGATGAAACGGCAAAATATTGACCTGTGCCAAAGCAGAAAATTCTAAAATATGAGAATGGAAACTTAAATTTCGCTGTCTACGACCAGAATCATAACTAGAATTTCTATCATCTCCCCTAATCTGCCCCCAAATAAGGTTTCCCCGAACAGAAATCCGATCGGTAAAGTTATATTGATACGTTGCCCCAAGCGCAAAACTGGTTCCTAAAAAATATTCTTGTGGAGGAACTAAATCTCCTAAATAATTGCTTACTCCCATTAGAACGCCAACTTCGCCATATTGGGCATTCATTCTTAATGTTGTTATCAATAAGAATAAAGATAGTAAAACTACTTTCATGTATTTGTGTTTGTATTTGTGTTTGGTAATTATTGATCCAAGATACTGTTGTATCAAAAGCTTGCAAAGATAGTTCCTTACACTTTAAAGCAATGGTTTTTAGTTTACTTTTTATACTTTCGATGTTTTAATCATCTACTAAAACCATGCTAACAGCACTCAAGCCAAGGATATAAGTTTCCTCTGAACAACATAACATCACCTTCTAGAGGCAGCTATTTCCTTTTCACAAAACTACAACGTTAATTTAAGTGTTTTTATTCCTATAAAAGCCAACAAAGATAAAGTCGATTTCATTTGATTTTATAACTTTACGCACAAAACAGATTACAAAATAATACACAAAACACAACAAACTTCCTATGGAAAAGAAACCAACCATTTTAATCTCTAACGACGATGGTATTACAGCACTTGGCATCAGAAATTTAGTCGAAGTTGCCCAAAAATTTGGCAATGTAGTCGTAGTAGCGCCAGACAGCCCGCAATCTGCACAAGGGCATTCCATTACCATTGAAGACCCTATCCGTATTCACAGTTCTGATATTTTTGGTCCCAATGTTCAAGCCTATGAATGTACTGGTACTCCTGTTGATTGCATCAAGTTGGCTAAAAATGTTGTCCTAAAAGATCAAGACATAGATCTCTGTCTTTCGGGCATCAACCATGGTTCTAATGCCTCTACCAATGTCATTTATTCAGGTACCATGTCAGCAGCAATGGAAGCATCTATGGAAGGAATTCCTGCCATTGGTTTTTCTTTATTAGATTTTGCAGCCAATGCTGATTTTACAGCAGCCAAACACTTTGTAGAACAAATTGTATCCAAAGCATTGTCAGAAGGATTGGGCGAGACCTTGCTATTGAATGTCAACATTCCTAAATTGCCTTTAGAAGCCATCAAAGGCACTCGCATTTGTCGTCAAGCAAAAGGATATTGGTCAGAAGACTTCCAAAAAGGAATGGATCCAATGGGACGTGCTTACTACTGGTTGACAGGCAAGTATGTCTACGAAGATGAAGGGGAAGATTCTGACATTTGGGCCTTAGAAAATGGCTATGTTTCTATTGTTCCTGTTATGCATGATTTGACACATCATCAAGCTTTACCTAGTTTAGAACACTTTGGCAATTTGTAGTTTTTGCTGTTTCTTGTAACGAAGTTAAAATTTCGTATTATAACTTAACAACAATTCATTGTCTGCAAATTACAAACTGGAGTTCTGCAAGTAACAAATTTTGCAGAACATACCTTACAAAAACACATTATCTATGTTAAAAAATAAATTTATTAATGGGCTTATGGTAGGAATCGTAATTCCATTGATTGCTTTTCCTATTATTTATCTCTTTGACCAATCTTTAGTTAGTTCTGAGTCTGTTAATATAACAGGCAATGATCATTTTCTTTGGACAGGATTTAAAACAAGTACTTTGGTACTCATGGCTTTTTGTTGCAACTTAATTCCTACTTATTTTGCCAACAAACGCTACCTAGAAGAATTCATTCGAGGAATTATGGTACCAACAATCATCTATTGCTTTATTTGGTTCTTTTACTTCAAAGATAATTTTCTCTAACGATAGGCTTTTTTTGACTAGATTATGAATCTTACAATTTCCTGCTTTTGTCTAAAAAAAGTAGGTTTGTGTCAAAGTAATTCCATAACATACAAAATCTACATCTTTTAAATATGTACATTCGACCAAGAAGAAATAGAAAAAGCGCAGCAGTACGTTTTCATGCACAAGAAACCCATTTACACGCAGGACAATTAATTTATCCACTTTTTTTGTACGATGGTAAAAACATCAAGCAAGAAGTTCCTTCTTTGCCTGGAAATTACCGATGGTCTTTGGACCAACTTATTCCTGAAGTAGAAGCGTGTCTAAAACTTGGAATTACAACCTTTGTTTTGTTTCCTGCGGTAGAAGAACATCTAAAAGACAACATCGCTAGTTATAGCTATGCTGAAGATAATTTTTACCTCCATGCTATTTATACACTCAAACAAAAATTTCCAGAATGCTGTATCATGACAGATGTAGCAATGGATCCTTATAGCTCTGATGGGCACGATGGTTTTGTTTTGAATGGAGAAATTATGAACGATGAAACACTACCTATTTTAGCTAAAATGTCTGTGGCACAAGCACAAGCTGGAGCAGATATTTTAGGTCCTTCCGATATGATGGACGGACGAATAGGTTTTATGCGGGAAGCTCTGGACGATGCAGGGTTTACGAATGTTTCCATCATGTCGTACACCGCCAAATATGCCTCTGCTTTTTATGGTCCATTTAGAGATGCACTGGATTCTGCTCCAAAAGCTGGTGATAAAAAAACCTATCAAATGAATCCTGCTAACAAGCAAGAAGCTCTGCTAGAAGCTCAGTTAGACATGCAAGAAGGAGCCGATTATCTAATGGTTAAGCCAGCCTTGCCCTACTTAGATATTATTCATTTGTTAAAAGAAAATGCAGATGTTCCTATTGCCGCCTACAATGTTAGTGGAGAGTGTGCGATGTTGATTGCTGCTTGTCAAAATGGTTGGTTAGACTTTGACAAAGCCATGCCAGAAATGTTGATGTCTATCAAACGAGCAGGTGCCGATGTTATTTTGACCTATTTTGCCAAAGCTTACGCTGAAATGTTAGTACAAGGAAAAGGTTTTAAAGGTTAATTGTTGCTGCAAACGTTCAAAAGAAAACATTTAAGAGAAAGAATAAGTACTTGGTATGGTATTTATTCTTTTTTTTATTGGCTCAATTTTTTCCCAATCTTGGTAAGTGACCTAGTATACTATAACAATCATGACTCATTTTAAGCCTTTTTTATTCGCTCTATTCATTTTGTTGAACACTAATATTTTATTTGCTCAAACAAAGAAACAACTTTCAAACTTCTACCAAAATTTTGACTCTATTAAATTTGAATTATTACACTTATACACAGATGGCTTACAAGCAACAGCCTCCTATTCTTCTAATAGTAGTTATCCATTCAAAGGAAAGAAAATAAACCCTCCTCCCCTTCTAAAAAAGGTACTTAAAGTCGATCATACCAATGATTGCTTTGCCATTTTTCGATACTCCATTGCACCTCAAATTGAAGGGTTAATACTTAGGGTATACGATCAAGAAATGCAATCCAACACAATACACAATCTCATTTACAATACCTCAACACAAACCATCAGGGAAAGCATTTTATTAGCACACGACTATCAAGCCGAAGGTGGCAGTGGCGCAACTCAAAGCTGGATACTTGATTTAGATAATAACCATCAATTAGATATTCTAACACGTAGTTATTACGACAAGTACGAATACAAAAATGCTTCTGAAGAGGTACATTTAATACATCGTGAAAACAGCTATTTAAACATTGTAAAACAGAGTCATTTTCAAAGAACACCCGTCCAAAATGAAGACTTACAACAACTCATAGCAAACGATTTTCCTTACCGCCCTATTTACGCTCCTTTTATGAGTGAAGACACTCATAAAAAATTACTCAACAATATAAAAAAAAGCGGTTTGGTCATTCCTTCCGAAACGGATTAAGTTGCTTTCTCTTGAAAGGAGCTTACGGCAAAGATTAAAATCAAACTTAATCCTCCT
It includes:
- a CDS encoding DUF6089 family protein — protein: MKVVLLSLFLLITTLRMNAQYGEVGVLMGVSNYLGDLVPPQEYFLGTSFALGATYQYNFTDRISVRGNLIWGQIRGDDRNSSYDSGRRQRNLSFHSHILEFSALAQVNILPFHPQRNFKPITPFVFAGIGVFHFNPTTVYKSTKHYLQPLGTEGQGMEGYGPKYSLVEVAIPFGCGIKFCVSKRFNFTFEFGLRKTFTDYLDDVSGDYVPLDELRNGNGLLAANLSNRSYDESGNQIEKAYTPRGSSGKDWYTFMGVSVTYSLHKYIYFEKKKKRKRTTPKKKNSGKWM
- a CDS encoding endonuclease/exonuclease/phosphatase family protein, translated to MGIKTSFGQTDASNKGVEVQVVSWNIQMLPNALGIFSSALRKKQRIRAPWIIEHCLNAPYDVIVFQEVFDRDIKRKLKKGLKEMYPYQVDTRIEKGRLTSNGIFIVSKIPMKYIDHVIYAKGAHEDVWAAKGCTLVEVEKEGFLFQIAGTHLQSGGSTAAEKFRALQYQDIRTLLDKHANEKVPVLVMGDMNTRKSNVPKYTQMIETIGVKDYPLNEEEPYTIDNKNSWNTHSQGIQLDYVLLQARATQTNIYEQKVLRLKADHKGKQIDLADHYGIVATVELLP
- a CDS encoding DEAD/DEAH box helicase — its product is MKRFSSSNLSPQIIQMLQEKGIDQPTEIQAKAIPILLEHQGDFVGRSATGTGKTYAFGAPLLSRINTNEGKIQAVVLVPTRELCEQIGNELIALGKYIPNLKIKAIYGGSSLKSQVHELSNGVQVLVATPGRLMDLVNRRVIYLSTLKFVVFDEADEMLLRGFQNDIDRILATTDRQYSTWLFSATMPNEINGLIKKYLHKTLKKISIDKHITTNSSIQHWAVELKAIDKLNTLLYYLTRFGNQKGTIFCRTKSGVQKLYKQLSANKFSCGAVHGDLPQGLRNKIMDQYRNGHINLLIATDVAARGLDVENVSFVIQYHLPDTAIAYTHRSGRTSRTGNKGTSLTFIFPEEKAKLQLIEQELKLSINYLPLPSVKDQLVNKAILWGRKIAKEKPLGDLLDQANKQAFKEELQHLSKEELLEKLLATYLREQ
- the hemB gene encoding porphobilinogen synthase; amino-acid sequence: MYIRPRRNRKSAAVRFHAQETHLHAGQLIYPLFLYDGKNIKQEVPSLPGNYRWSLDQLIPEVEACLKLGITTFVLFPAVEEHLKDNIASYSYAEDNFYLHAIYTLKQKFPECCIMTDVAMDPYSSDGHDGFVLNGEIMNDETLPILAKMSVAQAQAGADILGPSDMMDGRIGFMREALDDAGFTNVSIMSYTAKYASAFYGPFRDALDSAPKAGDKKTYQMNPANKQEALLEAQLDMQEGADYLMVKPALPYLDIIHLLKENADVPIAAYNVSGECAMLIAACQNGWLDFDKAMPEMLMSIKRAGADVILTYFAKAYAEMLVQGKGFKG
- the surE gene encoding 5'/3'-nucleotidase SurE, with the protein product MEKKPTILISNDDGITALGIRNLVEVAQKFGNVVVVAPDSPQSAQGHSITIEDPIRIHSSDIFGPNVQAYECTGTPVDCIKLAKNVVLKDQDIDLCLSGINHGSNASTNVIYSGTMSAAMEASMEGIPAIGFSLLDFAANADFTAAKHFVEQIVSKALSEGLGETLLLNVNIPKLPLEAIKGTRICRQAKGYWSEDFQKGMDPMGRAYYWLTGKYVYEDEGEDSDIWALENGYVSIVPVMHDLTHHQALPSLEHFGNL
- a CDS encoding transposase, which produces MYDKLVEIVSKEFHQVPDHRKGHTEYLLHDCLMGAFAMFGLKDPSLLSFIDNAIHRKDNLEQVFKISKLPTDNGMRKILDAVQPSVFQPTFKTIFEHLERLKILESRRYLDQHLLVSVDATGTFSSNKIGCSQCLTKKRKNGTIEHHHQLLAASVVHPNFKTVFPVFGEAITRQDGSKKNDCERKACKRLFPHLRSILPKEKILILLDALYADGPTIKALQAQDIQMDYIIVIKEGYVLEQVKQLRKKDSLHQCQYQKNEKTLCRYRWASNLILNGANQDIIVNYLEYEEYDLEKDKVVYSNKWITNLTLTKSNVSSIATAGRARWKIENETFNTLKNQDYNLEHNYGHGKFYLSTVFALIMLLAFFVDQITRAVDESFEQALKEAKTLRDLRQKVRVLFDFIPTISMNLIYQIIARKVNIRPQLE
- a CDS encoding STM3941 family protein, encoding MEIFALNFYRKKNSNLLYILLFGFLTALLAYIGITQETKNILGIIIIAGMFFDGFCLFFLYMTLDNRPLVAINENGLKAIYHQPSFIKWEDIKEVFEQTTSGQYSNDTFICLNLKNKRLLEKQNLYYKFGTWINTKTGFGEINIWGSILKFSSQELLFILSYLATEKDVKKRRKFINSYKMKVF